The following coding sequences are from one Apodemus sylvaticus chromosome X, mApoSyl1.1, whole genome shotgun sequence window:
- the LOC127675290 gene encoding nuclear ubiquitous casein and cyclin-dependent kinase substrate 1-like yields the protein MSRPVRNRKVVDYSQFQESDDTDEDYGRDSGPPAKKIRSSPRDAKNKRRSGKNSQEDSEDSEEKDMKTKKDDSHSAEDSEDEKDDHKNVRQQRQAASKAPSKQREMLLEDVGSEEEPEEDDEAPFQEKDSGSDEDFLMEDNDDSDYGSSKKKNKKMVKKSKPERKEKKMPKPRLKATVTPSPVKGKGKVGRPTASKTSKEKTPSPKEEDEEAESPPEKKKSASPPLEKSGDEGSKDEAASGED from the coding sequence ATGTCTCGGCCTGTCAGAAATAGGAAGGTCGTTGACTACTCACAGTTTCAGGAATCAGATGATACAGATGAAGATTATGGAAGAGATTCAGGCCCTCCTGCTAAGAAGATTCGGTCATCTCCCCGAGATGCTAAAAATAAGAGGCGATCTGGAAAAAATTCACAGGAAGACAGTGAAGACTCAGAAGAAAAAGATATGAAGACCAAGAAGGATGATTCTCACTCagcagaagacagtgaagatgaaAAAGATGATCATAAAAATGTACGCCAGCAACGGCAGGCAGCATCTAAAGCACCTTCTAAGCAGAGAGAGATGCTCTTGGAAGATGTTGGCAGTGAGGAAGAGCCAGAAGAAGATGATGAGGCGCCATTCCAGGAGAAAGATTCTGGCAGCGATGAAGATTTCCTAATGGAAGACAACGATGATAGTGATTATGGcagttcaaaaaagaaaaacaaaaagatggttAAGAAGTCCAaacctgagagaaaagaaaagaaaatgcccaaaCCCAGACTAAAGGCTACAGTGACACCGAGTCCAGTGAAAGGCAAAGGGAAAGTGGGTCGCCCCACAGCATCAAAGACATCGAAGGAGAAAACTCCTTCTCCcaaagaagaggatgaggaagcagAAAGCCCTCCAGAAAAGAAGAAGTCTGCGAGCCCCCCACTCGAGAAGTCTGGGGACGAAGGCTCTAAAGATGAAGCCGCTTCCGGGGAAGATTAA